In Sesamum indicum cultivar Zhongzhi No. 13 linkage group LG8, S_indicum_v1.0, whole genome shotgun sequence, the sequence CATAAGAGCaaagatgcaaagataacattGTAAACGAGGGAGTATATACTGTGTCTAGATACGCAGGCCTATTACATACCTGTTGTTGCATGGACAGTTGTCATTAAACCTTCTAAAATACCAAACTCTTCATGGACTACCTGCCATGtgtaaaaaatttcaagcaaTAGTCCAACAGATAAAATAATCACTTTCCACAGGATTCAAGAAGAAGGTGGTTTGATATGTGagaagattttattttttatttaaaaaaaaaagattaaataaaaaaataagtatcgGAAATTCCAAGCTTCTTGGCCTTCctaatgaataatataatccTCAAGGGTTTACAGATCCAGTCAAACCTTGGCCAGAGGTGCAAGGCAATTGGTGGTACAGCTAGCATTTGAAACGACATCCATACTCGGTTTGTAAGTAGTCTCGTTTACACCAACCACAAACATAGGAGCATCAGCGGATGGAGCTGAGATTACAACCTTCTTTGCACCACCCTGCACAATGAACCCTAGTGAGGAGCTTCTTATATGAGATGGCAAAAGATAATGTATAGAGTGCCAGCCCCATAACTAACCTTTTTGTGCGCCGATGCCTTCTCAACAGTAGTGAAGACACCAGAAGATTCAACAACATACTCAGCCCCATAATCACCCCAAGGAATCTCTGCAGGGTCCCTGTATCAAGAGGTGGGAATTAACAATGACAGCTAAAAGCTCGAACAATATGCAATGTGAATCAAAAATGGTTATCGGACTTCAAATATTGCTGATACCTTTTGCTGCTAACTTTAATCTGCTTTCCATTAATTTCCAAAGTGGATTCATCTACGACCCTGATGGTCCCCTTGTAGGGTCCGTGGGTTGAATCATACTTGAACATGTATGCCTGAGAGGATTAACAACACATTTTACATTGCATTTTGGTAACTAATCCTGATATGGGTGTGTGCTTGTCAGACAAGAAATAGATCGTTCAAACATGTGCAATTTAAACTTCACAGAAGGCATTACTTATTTGCATTTAGCATTTACTAAGCATTCAAACAGCAAACATATAGatgaaaaacagaaaacataCTCACCATGTATTTTGCATCAACGAAAGGATCATTAACAGCCACCACATCAATATCATCCCTAAATGTTGCAATGCGTAAAACTAATCTCCCAATACGTCCAAAACCTGCAGGGTGCAAGCATCTTAGTAATACATTGCCATCATCTTGCCATGTTTCCCATTTATCAAGTTGGTAACAAGTGAATTAATGTTATATATGGGCAAATAATATTCGAAGCATCAAACATCCAAGTTCAACAAGTAACCAAAGTGATTTATGTGAATAACCCATTGTGTTGTATGTCAAAGATAAACATAATCAGAGTGACCCAGATGTCAGAAACATACCATTGATGCCAACCTTTGTTTTCCCACTGCTTCTTGATTCTGAATAGTAACACACAAAAATAGAGTTTTTCAAACTCTTAATGCAGAGTTCATCGGAACACCTGAAATAAATCTAATGGTATAGGCCTTACTTGCCACTGTTGGAGGTATTTCTGTTGCCGTTGCTTTGATTGGCTGAATGCTACGGGCAGTAGACTTCCTATAGAATATAACATCAGCATTAGTCACAGATACAGGTAGAATAACATTGCCATCATTAGCATCATCAAGCATTGGGGTTGTGGCGTTGTGAATTACTGAACTGTAATGAAGATGAATCCACTGAGACATTAGTCCCAAAGATGCTAGACTGGAACTTCACCGCATTAACATTATGGTTATGGCCCCCACATGATACCTAGATCACATTACAAACTACGTGTTATAGCATATAAGGAGAACtatatttgtatggtaaacacatgataaATAGAGAACAAGTCAGGACATAGGAGCTAAGATAATTTCAGTATTGATTTGtgccaataaaaaaaaaaaaaaagcaattcaGCAAGACAGCCGGCGTTATGCTCATATACTTTTCCAACTATGCATGCTTCAGCAGTTCActtcaaacttttcatttttccctcAATCAATACAACAAAGTGCCAAAATCGATCCGTTTATCTTTATTTGCTAGGTTTTTGCAGTCCTACCACCAGAAAAGTTGGTCGAAAATTTATTCAACCAAAATACAAGCAGCAGCGCCAACGCTAAAATCCAGCAGCATGTCCAAATTAAACCGCCATATTCAACAACACACACAAACAGAAAACAACGGTCAACGTAACAAAACCGCAGTATGCAGACTGCGAAAAGAaacatccaaaaaaaaaaaaaaagtacgtGCTGCTAAATCTGATCTGAGCTAAATCTTCGATACACATACCAACCGATCAAAAATGAAATCTCACCTTAAAATTATCGGAATGGCGGAAAGCATCAGCATCGAGAACGCGTGACGTCGCGGATCTAAGAAGCGAAGAAGAGAAGGCCATTTTCTTTGTTCTCAACGAAATTCGATCCGCCGATCTATCGAGCTGCTTCTCCTACCTTTCTCAAACAATATAACGACGGCAAAAACCCTAGAGGGAGGAACGGAGAGGTTTTTGGCCTTTGAGGAAAAGAATAAGCCAACGTCTTTTtgacgaataatatttaaatgcgTACTAATTCAGCGAAGACGGAGATTCTTAAGAACGCCACCGCCCACTGCTCTCTCAAACTGTGCCTCATTTACGGGAATTCCACTTTTTTATGTTCtcattattgtaataaaataaagttaaaatcctgaaaaatgaaaaattagtcGTCGCCACCAAAAACACAcctaacacacacacacactgttTCTTACGTTGGGTGGTTGGTGGAAGTGTCGTTAGTGCTGTGGGAGCCACGTCAGACTGCCCAATGGGACCCACTGAGATTTAACATTCTACTCACATGACCTATTAATTCTATTACTATTATATCATCGTAtgcattaatttaataattcacagtttagatttaaatttaaattctttgaatttgatacaaaatttagatttaaatatatctataatagaaatatatgacaaaaaatgttaatataatttttggaattaattacacttagatccCTTTAAAAAAACGAATTATACTTTCTTccaaaagtttgaaaattacatctacacGTCCTCAAAAAAATCTCCGTTTACACCTGACCAATTTGTGTTAgaatttggacgaaaaatactaatgaaagtaaataaaattacataaattttttattttactcatCATTTAGCTTTCTcgtgtatatttttatacatataaggTGATAaatgtagtatatatatatatatggaataagattaatattattatatttttctttttataagtataaagtaaaattattaaataagaatgttaaataggggttaaaattaaacatttaactaatatttttatgacctCGTCATTTTCCATCCCAACCACAATAAAACGGTCATATATAACACTGAACATTCAAAAGgaatgtaagtgtaattttaatacttattttagaaaatacgtaattttatatttttataagagtTTACGGTGTTATTAATTAaccttgatttatttttagggGTAGAAGAAAGAGCTCATCtatcataaattatacatatgcataaattgtaaattttttatcaacccatcataattatatcatttgtgatttaataataagataaattacaattacattttatgagatttgacataattattaatattttttgttgtttaaaaattataaataatcacatcaaataaaataaaattatgtagtcCCTACATAATAAAGTGGATTTGAGACATGACTTCCTTTGATTGTCAGTACATTGTTGTGGAAATGGGACCAAATCCCACACCTGCCCACTCTGACTCACCTATACCTTTCTGTTGGATTTGAGACTGACTTCCTTTGATTTGACTTTTGCTACTTTTCTCTATCACACCCAAAATTGGTTGCACTTTGTGGGATcatatcaacaaaattttgaggGGAGGGATTGGattattaaattggatatttctcctaattcaattcaatattatgtttttgtatgataaaaattgatagagGTTGGATTGCCTTTTGGAATGGTccatttaaattgaaattcatatttttgaacattctccaaatattaaaaaaattcttaacaaTAAATGATGTTTGACACACATATTGACTAAtgtgattttgatatttatctttctttctttctttttttttttttaaaatatcacgCTATTGAAGCTTTCTTATGATGCTAAGTTTCATGAATCCCATACTCaagacaataaattcaatgagaCAAAGCAACGGTGGTGCGAGATGTGGCCGCATATAGTTGAAGGAATTATTGGGTCAATACTGTATTCGATTTGGGCAGTTTCAAATTCGGTTTAGACAACGATGGCGAACAAGCTTGGACGTCAATTCCAGAATAGAAGGACTAATTAGAGGTGGTGGCGCACAAATGCACGATGATGTGTGCTTAAATTTGTCGAAAGAGTTGATTGGCCAAATTTTTATCGATTGAAATGGACTTGAGATTAAgttaatacaaattaatcataatttttgtcatttttaagcaaataaaaaataattttgtcctATCACCAATTTAATCATGCATTTATCTATGACAGACTGACCACGTGGCATCCCACAAAGTACAAATGAGCTTATGATTATGATTGGTGAGTTTCTCATATTTCTATGCTAAAACATTGTGATTTAAGTAATAAAAGCTAGCCCATTTTTATGtgtttagaaaaaagaaaagaaaattaaattagaacttgtttgtttgtgttttcaatgagatttttattcatttttcactGTTTGGGTAGGTAGAAATTTGTTTGATCAAGTCATTTTTAGTGAGAAtgcattcctattttaattttcaatttcaaatttatataagttacATGGGCTTGTCATAATTGTCtttctgtcacatcaaaaatgcatatacctatatttaacattctcacacctatacTAATCCAAgcatattatcaattttcacacaaagatcaataaaataattttacacatTTCCAATTGTTggaaactaaaaatgaaaatgaaaacacagcCAAACGGGATACAAATTTCATGATTCCAAGTTGATGGACCTAAGCCCACTAAGCTAAACTGTGGGCTAAGTACTAAAAGTCCTCACCCTTCACAATTTTCAGCAATATTCAGCGTACGGCAATGGCATATTCTCCAACCCGATTGGGCCTACGGCCCAACAGCCCACTAAGCTAATTTGTGGGGGTGCtatcattttctaaaatttgatataattacacgtaaaatttttattatttaaaatttttaatttagtaacaTTTGTTCTCTTTAACCAAATATATTCCTTACTtagcaaataaatttgaatgaaaactCATATTCACTTCGATTGACTTGCTATTGACTTataacaaatcaaacaaatattttttgaccaAACTATTCTTTATAAGAATGAAGATATACTTCCTCACATGCAAGGATAATTTGGTCagaaaaaacttatttgacatgcaataagtcaatcatgGTGAAAAtggattttcattctttttcttttttcctttctaatatcaataaaattcgtgaattttgactaacaaatatatttattcgtTGGATGAAAACAGTCATCAGAGTTaccaaatgtaatttttcataccatagaggtttacatgtaatttacataattccaaataaattaaatacgtGCATTAAGATACAAAGGCTTCACCTCAAGACTCTAAAAGTGCttagtttaaaaattaaaaaaaaaatggataaggAGTTTATTGaagattttgcaaaatttaaatgCATTGTAATTCATATTAGTATATGTGGCACGCTCAGATGGACgtgcataaatatttttagactttaaaattaattattatttaaaaaaacatattaattgaatataaaaaatatagaagaaaTGTAAAAGATTAATAGAAACTTatgtattcaatttttttaattgtcattagtgattttataattacataaaaaatataaataatttctattaataaattatagatgataaatgtgaatgaatctattcctaaataaaaattgaatacaaaAACCGAgcatatgtttggatttatgttttacttgttttgttttgtgttttggaaaataaagataagtgggtgtgtgttgaaaatagatgatatgtttgaattCGTGTTTTgggaatatttaaaatatattaaaataagtggtataggtttgatgttggaatttgggagacaaaaattactgttcattgtcaaatcatatatttttatatataaatatgtatatataaatattttaaaaataagtggtataggtttgatgttggaatttgggagacaaaaattactgttcattgtcaaatcatatatttttatatataaatatgtatatatataaatattttatgtttaatgttgtacttttgggagacaaaaattactgtttattgttaaatcatgtattttatattatgtatatatatattatatatagaaagttgaaaaatataaaaacacacaaataaggtataaaaatataaaacaaatattgagtgtgttttatcttatctCGGGAAATGTGAaaatacaaaaccaaacaaagccgagaattttgaataaagctaaacttttcaagtttgattttgaatttgaagttaAGTGGGCGGCGTAAAGGACGTGGAGTTCATCGACACTCAGCATGGACCAACttcaaattaattgttttactTCACTtgcaagaaagaaataaaaaataaaaaaaaatcattttaaaatacatgaaaataatCGTGTGCACAATGGACAATGATGAGAGTAATTTTCAAGAGACTAAATTGTCCctgtttttttaaagaaatttgcaGTAAAGGACAGGATCCGCACATGAAAGCGCGGGTCGAGTCGCCCGCCCCGGCCTGCCTGACCCGGACCAATGGATCCACCCGCTTTAATAGCCGTTGGATCACCTGACACCAGAACACTCAAATGATGCCACGTACCATGCGGTACCGAatacactataaataccagtatttatgaatatttatgcAAGTGtatttatcacatttttttttttttatctcactCGTTCTCGACTGGTCGCTTTTAACTCCACTTTTCTATCTTAAGCATAGGAGGGCCTTAGATGGGGGCTAGCTAGCAAGCCTAACGTGTGTTATGTTCTCAATATCTACTCTTAAAAAGTTCAAAGAGGGATTTAGCGACCCGATATTAGGGTACTAGGTTCAGCGACCCGACCCGAACTTGTCCGACATGCATCagacaatataaattatttcgattaattataatatacaattttgtGATACAAAactatacatttaatttttttacttttattaatgTGAAAATTGCATTATAGATAGTTTATAAGTACTTATAGTAGATGAAATCTGTCATTGACGATTAGaaatgtttaatataattttttaaattatataaagatatttatgtgtcccaaaataaaattacataaacgcATAAATGATGCTGCAATTATTcgtatattattaaatttttatgagcacttaacaaataatccaactcataatattttacattatccAATGCGAGGGAGAGATACGTGTGCGCAGTCATTGTCTGGTGGCGGAAAAATGTCGAAAATTCCTCAGAAAAGGACGAAACGCCATCATACGCTTTACAAATACATCTCATTCACATAAGTGGAATATATTTTCGaattagaaattgaaatgctCTTTGAATTTCACTCTTATTTGGTCATCAGTGTTTATCCTCTTGACACGGAAGATGGAGTTGCGAAAGTGGCGGATTTAGTCAAC encodes:
- the LOC105168099 gene encoding glyceraldehyde-3-phosphate dehydrogenase GAPCP2, chloroplastic, producing the protein MAFSSSLLRSATSRVLDADAFRHSDNFKVSCGGHNHNVNAVKFQSSIFGTNVSVDSSSLQKSTARSIQPIKATATEIPPTVAKSRSSGKTKVGINGFGRIGRLVLRIATFRDDIDVVAVNDPFVDAKYMAYMFKYDSTHGPYKGTIRVVDESTLEINGKQIKVSSKRDPAEIPWGDYGAEYVVESSGVFTTVEKASAHKKGGAKKVVISAPSADAPMFVVGVNETTYKPSMDVVSNASCTTNCLAPLAKVVHEEFGILEGLMTTVHATTATQKTVDGPSMKDWRGGRGAGQNIIPSSTGAAKAVGKVLPELNGKLTGMAFRVPTPNVSVVDLTCRLQKSASYEDVKAAIKYASEGPLRGILGYTDEDVVSNDFVGDSRSSIFDAKAGIGLSKSFMKLVSWYDNEWGYSNRVLDLIEHMALVAATK